From one Melioribacteraceae bacterium genomic stretch:
- a CDS encoding T9SS type A sorting domain-containing protein, translating to MKSLITIIFLLSLLSSILLAQNTRTNGNLLRINIFENEIDLSDTVGSWSSWRSNYSAGSRYQKVFTYNGNLYFILYHKSDNPQYTRTDLTLQSSSLQYDYNFYGYFGWLDVLEPYLFFDTQIQPTSSGIWILNGILDVSFVNNNNELFEESSATGNIVHIPGKIKNNYLIATYSESEYEYDYSIAELSDSLHKRVIQNINVQFENEDSPSAISRLRTINDSLYFTSAHGEYDTREIRFSISKLKDSTLTIIDKSFENDHLTYWTAFENRIIGVRNRHLIAQTLNLDTFGFENIDTLALNVDSYSHGSKYDFSPDERFGAFIRNDSLFAVSLENESIINSWDLQNIDNRYAPLIDSPYVYVHQATTIVGVEEENDLPKEITLSQNYPNPFNPSTTIKFTVPNVGTTHELSLRVYDILGREIKTLLNKPMQPGTYEIEFDGGNFTSGVYFYVLETGGKRLSRKMVLLK from the coding sequence ATGAAAAGTCTAATAACGATCATATTTCTCCTTTCTCTACTTTCATCAATTCTCCTTGCTCAAAACACTAGAACCAATGGCAATCTTCTAAGAATAAACATCTTTGAAAATGAAATTGATTTGAGTGATACGGTTGGAAGTTGGAGCAGTTGGCGCAGCAATTATTCTGCTGGATCCCGATATCAAAAAGTTTTTACATATAATGGAAATTTATACTTTATTCTTTACCATAAATCTGATAATCCCCAATATACACGCACTGACCTCACGTTACAATCATCTTCGTTACAGTACGATTATAATTTCTATGGGTATTTTGGTTGGCTTGATGTACTTGAGCCATATCTATTTTTTGATACACAAATTCAGCCAACAAGTTCAGGAATATGGATACTTAATGGAATTTTAGATGTTTCATTTGTTAACAATAACAATGAATTATTCGAAGAAAGTAGTGCCACGGGAAATATTGTTCATATTCCAGGAAAAATAAAGAATAATTATCTAATCGCAACGTATTCCGAATCTGAATACGAATATGATTATTCAATTGCGGAATTATCTGATTCATTGCATAAAAGAGTAATCCAAAACATCAACGTTCAATTTGAAAACGAAGATTCACCATCCGCTATTTCAAGACTTAGAACAATCAACGATTCTCTTTATTTTACTTCAGCACATGGAGAATATGATACAAGAGAAATTCGATTTTCTATATCAAAGCTAAAGGATTCAACCCTTACCATTATCGACAAAAGTTTTGAGAATGATCATCTCACATATTGGACTGCTTTTGAGAATAGAATTATTGGTGTACGTAACCGTCACTTAATAGCACAGACATTAAACTTAGACACTTTTGGATTTGAGAATATTGATACGCTGGCACTAAATGTTGACAGCTATAGCCATGGCAGTAAATATGATTTCTCGCCTGATGAGAGATTTGGTGCATTTATTCGTAACGATTCATTGTTCGCAGTTTCTCTGGAAAATGAATCAATAATTAATAGCTGGGACTTACAGAATATAGACAATCGATATGCACCGTTAATCGATTCACCCTACGTTTACGTTCATCAAGCTACAACCATTGTTGGTGTGGAAGAGGAAAACGATTTACCTAAAGAAATTACTTTATCTCAAAACTACCCAAACCCATTCAACCCAAGTACAACTATAAAATTTACAGTTCCTAATGTAGGGACGACTCATGAGTTGTCCCTACGAGTATATGATATACTCGGCAGAGAAATAAAAACACTCCTCAACAAACCAATGCAGCCCGGCACTTATGAAATTGAATTTGATGGCGGAAATTTTACAAGTGGCGTTTACTTTTATGTTTTAGAAACGGGTGGGAAGAGATTGAGTAGAAAGATGGTTCTTTTAAAGTAA